The following is a genomic window from Paenibacillus thiaminolyticus.
GCGGGCCCCGCTCATCACATCGCTGAGCCAGCCGATCTGGATGCTGGCCGATTCCTGGATGTTCTGCGAACGGGAGGTTCCCGATTCCGCCATGAATGCCTTGATGACCATATGGCTGATATAGAGCGCGGTCCAGTTCAGCATGATGCAGGAGATAACCTCGTTAATGCCCCGCTTCGTCTTGAGCAGACCGACAAGCGCGCCCCACAGACCGCCCAGAATCGTGCCGGCAATAATGGCGACGATGCCGTGCAGAATCGGCGGGAGCGATATCATATTGCCCACGATGAGCGCACCGAGCGAGCCCATCACAATCTGGCCGTCCACCCCGATGTTGAACATACCCGCACGGAACGCAAGCGCTACGGCCAATCCGGCGAAGATAAGCGGCACGATCGCCCGCAGCGTCTCCCCCATGTCATAGGCGGAGCCGAATATTTTCTCCACCAGCGACTGATATGCAAGCAGCGGATTATAGCCTCCGACAAGCATAACGAGAGCTCCGATAAGAATACCGAGGATGATGGCCACGAGAGAGATGATAACCGATTCTTTGGCGAGCATCGATTTAAGTTTGTTCATGACGTTCCCCCCCTTGATGCTTGCCGGCCATCATGAGACCCAGCTCCTGGTCTGTCGTTGTCTCCGGCGTCGTCTCTCCGACAATGCGCCCGTCGAACATGACGAGGATGCGGTCGGCCACATTCAATATCTCTTCCAGCTCGAACGACACGAGCAGGACCGCCTTGCCTGAGTCACGCTGGGCGATTAATTGCTTATGCACGAATTCAATCGCTCCCACGTCCAGCCCCCGTGTCGGCTGGGCTGCGACGAGCAGCTTCGGATCTTTGTCGATCTCGCGCGCGATAATGATCTTCTGCTGGTTCCCGCCGGACATCGCCCGCACCAGCGTATGGATGCTTGGCGTCCGAATATCAAAATGCTCGACATATCGTTCCGCCACCTGTTCAATCGCCTGCTGATCCATCAAGCCTTTGCGGCTGAACTTCGGGCTGTCATATGATTTGAGCACGGCATTCTCGCTGACGTCGAAGTCGAGCACCAGCCCATGCTTATGCCGATCCTGAGGGATATAAGAGATCCCCTTGTCCGAAGCGGCACGCGGAGACGCGTCCGTCACATCCTGGCCTGCCAGCCGGATATGCCCGCCCGCGGTCCGGCGCATGCCGGTTATCGCCTCAATCAGCTCATTCTGACCGTTGCCGTCCACGCCCGCGATACCGACAATCTCTCCGGCGCGCACCTGGAAGCT
Proteins encoded in this region:
- a CDS encoding ABC transporter permease, which produces MNKLKSMLAKESVIISLVAIILGILIGALVMLVGGYNPLLAYQSLVEKIFGSAYDMGETLRAIVPLIFAGLAVALAFRAGMFNIGVDGQIVMGSLGALIVGNMISLPPILHGIVAIIAGTILGGLWGALVGLLKTKRGINEVISCIMLNWTALYISHMVIKAFMAESGTSRSQNIQESASIQIGWLSDVMSGARVHWGFFIVIVAIIGYHLYMNRTKWGYETRAVGNNRHAAEYAGMSVSKVITRTFFLSGMLGGMIGTLEVLGVFKYMAISSVTSGIGFDGIAVALLGMNGALGVLLAAALFGALMYGAQGMSFGADVPGEVIKMVISIIIFFAAAPGMIRWLLSRFSRSKKAKREG